From Rhodovastum atsumiense, a single genomic window includes:
- a CDS encoding PAS domain-containing protein, which translates to MDDCQEDLYTARQFLLHDAAKEGIDFRIRESVTGEDGLAACRSEAPDCVLLDYYLPDMDGLEFLARLKNGADDLPVPVVVLTGAQDRSLATAALRAGAQEYLPKRFLAPDMLLRAIDSARDRFTQQAERRRTEALAANERLLRLAQEAGRIASYEQDIPARIIRWSSGGQCLLGFRPDQAVMSFDEWHAIRLPEDMARIDAEREAILARRAPGASVEFRIRRPDTGEIRRIEMRYAIEYDAADRPGHCHAVVLDVTEQRAAEDAVRASEARLRAVFDGTFTFIALLAPDGTLLKANRTFLEFIDCPAEAVEGRPFGSPPCWPDSPDARLHLREAISRATCGETVRFDIELNGPREKVASVDVSLCPVRDASGALMFLVAEGRDVTERHRAERALARSEERLRLTQEAAEVGTWEWDVGADAVRWSPENFRLHAMAAASRPMHYMDWLQAVHPDDRQRTDAAVSEALMSGKAYDTEYRVILPEGGTRWLANRGSLMADAEGRPQRMLGVNIDITTRRNLADALLEADPEWNCNNKASYSNRLWWRIGWYTGVA; encoded by the coding sequence GTGGATGACTGCCAGGAAGATTTGTACACAGCACGCCAATTCCTTCTTCACGACGCCGCAAAAGAAGGGATCGACTTCCGGATCCGGGAGAGCGTCACGGGCGAAGACGGCCTGGCTGCCTGCCGTTCCGAGGCTCCGGATTGCGTCCTGCTCGACTACTACCTGCCGGACATGGACGGCCTGGAGTTTCTGGCGCGCCTGAAAAACGGCGCTGATGACCTGCCCGTCCCGGTCGTCGTGCTCACGGGCGCGCAGGACCGGTCGCTGGCTACCGCCGCCCTGCGCGCGGGGGCGCAGGAATATCTCCCCAAACGCTTCCTGGCGCCGGATATGCTCCTGCGGGCGATCGACTCCGCCCGGGACCGCTTCACCCAGCAGGCGGAGCGGCGGCGCACGGAAGCCCTGGCCGCCAACGAACGGCTGCTGCGCCTGGCGCAGGAGGCGGGGCGGATCGCCAGTTACGAGCAGGACATCCCCGCCCGGATCATCCGCTGGTCATCGGGCGGCCAGTGCCTGCTCGGCTTCCGGCCGGACCAGGCCGTCATGTCCTTCGATGAATGGCACGCCATCCGCCTTCCCGAGGACATGGCGCGGATCGACGCCGAACGGGAGGCCATCCTTGCGCGGCGCGCCCCGGGGGCTTCCGTCGAGTTCCGGATCCGCCGCCCCGACACGGGCGAAATCAGGCGCATCGAGATGCGCTACGCCATCGAGTACGACGCCGCCGACCGGCCCGGGCATTGCCACGCCGTGGTGCTGGACGTCACCGAGCAGCGCGCCGCGGAGGACGCGGTCCGGGCCAGCGAGGCGCGCCTGCGCGCCGTCTTCGACGGCACATTCACGTTCATCGCGCTGCTCGCGCCGGACGGCACGCTGCTCAAGGCGAACCGGACCTTCCTGGAGTTCATCGACTGCCCGGCCGAAGCCGTCGAAGGGCGGCCCTTCGGCAGCCCGCCCTGCTGGCCCGACTCGCCCGATGCGAGGCTGCACCTGCGCGAGGCCATCTCCCGGGCCACCTGCGGGGAGACGGTCCGCTTCGACATCGAGCTGAACGGCCCGCGGGAGAAGGTGGCCAGCGTCGACGTCTCGCTCTGCCCCGTGCGCGACGCGTCCGGCGCCCTGATGTTCCTGGTTGCCGAAGGCCGCGACGTGACCGAGCGCCACCGCGCGGAACGGGCGTTGGCCCGGAGCGAGGAGCGGCTGCGGCTGACCCAGGAGGCCGCGGAGGTCGGCACCTGGGAATGGGATGTCGGCGCCGACGCCGTCCGCTGGTCACCGGAGAACTTCCGCTTGCACGCCATGGCCGCGGCATCCCGGCCGATGCACTACATGGACTGGCTGCAGGCGGTGCATCCGGACGACCGCCAGCGGACCGACGCGGCGGTCTCGGAAGCGCTGATGTCCGGCAAGGCGTACGACACCGAATACCGCGTCATCCTGCCGGAGGGCGGCACCCGCTGGCTCGCCAATCGCGGCTCCCTGATGGCGGACGCCGAGGGGCGTCCGCAACGCATGCTGGGGGTGAACATCGACATCACCACCCGCCGCAACCTGGCCGACGCGCTCTTAGAGGCTGACCCGGAATGGAATTGCAACAATAAAGCGAGTTATTCCAATCGCTTGTGGTGGAGGATTGGTTGGTACACTGGGGTTGCGTGA
- a CDS encoding gamma-glutamyltransferase has product MPVVDIRSPNLSRSIEFRRKLTRSEGGIVVAQNRLAAHIGTEVLRAGGTAVDAALAASFAIGVLEPWMSGIGGVGAMLVRSPDGAVIAIDAGARSPRGLDPAEFPLVEGRDGDLFGWPNVLEDRNVTGARSVGVPGLVAGLAAAHRRFGRMPWRDLVLPAATIAAEGPIVDHHTMLWIAQEMSRIRRDPACRDRFLPGGLPPSAPAAVSGKVARLPTPALAETLRLLAEAGPDAFYRGDLGRALAEDVRTAGGWLSMEDLAAFTAVVEPAATEPYRGHSLHFVPALNGGVTVAMMMREYAHAFTPTASAPDRASFLAAAEAMAKAWTYRFEKLGDGAERTLPSCTTHLSVVDRDGTCVALTQTLLSAFGSAMVSPRTGILLNNGINWFDPRPGRVNSIAPDKKALANYSPMVMTGPGDDVVAIGGSGGRKILPAVFQALSFIADSDWPLDAAIAAPRIDSSAPPTIVADARLPADVVAALGERWPTVLAERIGHPAHFTNLGAVRRRGGVNEGFVEPYHAWADAVAEGDALFA; this is encoded by the coding sequence ATGCCCGTCGTCGATATCCGCTCACCCAACCTGTCGCGCTCGATCGAGTTCCGCCGAAAGCTCACCCGCTCCGAGGGCGGGATCGTGGTGGCGCAGAACCGCCTCGCCGCGCATATCGGCACCGAGGTGCTGCGCGCCGGCGGCACGGCGGTCGATGCCGCGCTCGCCGCTTCCTTCGCCATCGGCGTGTTGGAACCCTGGATGAGCGGCATCGGCGGCGTCGGCGCGATGCTGGTGCGCAGCCCGGACGGTGCCGTCATCGCGATCGATGCCGGGGCCCGTTCGCCGCGCGGCCTCGATCCGGCGGAATTCCCGCTGGTCGAGGGCCGCGACGGCGATCTCTTCGGCTGGCCGAACGTGCTGGAGGATCGCAACGTCACCGGCGCCCGCTCGGTCGGCGTGCCGGGCCTGGTCGCCGGGCTCGCCGCGGCGCATCGTCGCTTCGGGCGCATGCCCTGGCGCGATCTCGTGTTGCCGGCGGCAACGATCGCTGCTGAAGGACCGATCGTCGATCACCACACCATGTTGTGGATCGCCCAGGAAATGAGCCGGATCCGGCGCGATCCGGCCTGCCGGGACCGCTTCCTGCCGGGCGGGCTGCCGCCTTCCGCCCCGGCCGCCGTCTCCGGCAAGGTGGCGCGCCTGCCCACCCCGGCACTGGCGGAGACGCTGCGCCTGCTCGCCGAGGCCGGCCCTGATGCCTTCTATCGCGGCGATCTCGGCCGTGCCCTGGCCGAGGACGTGCGCACCGCCGGCGGCTGGCTTTCGATGGAGGATCTCGCCGCCTTCACCGCCGTGGTCGAACCCGCCGCGACCGAGCCCTATCGCGGCCACAGCCTGCATTTCGTGCCGGCGCTGAACGGCGGCGTGACCGTCGCCATGATGATGCGCGAGTACGCGCACGCCTTCACTCCCACGGCCTCGGCGCCCGACCGCGCCAGCTTCCTCGCCGCCGCCGAGGCCATGGCGAAGGCGTGGACCTATCGCTTCGAGAAACTCGGCGATGGCGCCGAGCGAACCCTGCCGAGCTGCACCACCCATCTGAGCGTGGTCGACCGTGACGGCACCTGCGTCGCGCTGACGCAGACGCTGCTTTCGGCCTTCGGCTCCGCCATGGTGTCGCCGCGCACCGGCATCCTGCTCAACAACGGCATCAACTGGTTCGATCCCCGCCCCGGCCGGGTCAATTCCATCGCGCCGGACAAGAAGGCGCTGGCCAATTACAGCCCGATGGTGATGACCGGCCCTGGCGACGATGTCGTGGCGATCGGCGGCTCGGGCGGGCGCAAGATCCTGCCGGCGGTGTTCCAGGCGCTCAGCTTCATCGCCGATTCCGACTGGCCGCTCGACGCGGCGATCGCCGCCCCGCGCATCGACAGCTCGGCGCCGCCGACGATCGTCGCCGATGCGCGCCTGCCCGCCGATGTGGTCGCGGCGCTCGGCGAACGCTGGCCGACCGTGCTCGCCGAGCGGATCGGGCATCCCGCGCATTTCACCAATCTCGGCGCCGTGCGCCGGCGCGGCGGCGTCAACGAAGGCTTCGTCGAGCCCTACCACGCCTGGGCCGATGCCGTCGCCGAGGGCGACGCCCTCTTCGCCTGA
- a CDS encoding IS5 family transposase, with protein sequence MVWTDITRPKYRRDGLRYASDTTDAEWAVIAPLLPPPAGCGRPRETSLRGVINALFYIAQSGCQWRLLPKDFPPFTTVQRYFYAWRDSGLWQAINHVLLMQVREAAGREASPTAGVIDSQSVKTTEAGGPRGYAAEKMVKGRKRHILTDTIGLPVAMIVHSANIQDRDGAPLLLESIRSSFPWLRHVFADAAYAGEKLRTALDSIGTWTLEIIKRSDAAKGFVLLPRRWVVERTIAWLNRNRRLAKDFEATTESAVTWLYIASVKLMSRRLAAT encoded by the coding sequence ATGGTCTGGACCGACATCACGCGACCGAAGTATCGGCGCGACGGGCTGCGCTATGCAAGCGACACCACCGATGCCGAATGGGCGGTGATCGCGCCGCTGCTGCCGCCGCCAGCGGGGTGCGGACGGCCTCGCGAAACCAGCCTGCGAGGGGTGATCAACGCCCTCTTCTACATCGCCCAGTCCGGCTGCCAGTGGCGCCTGTTGCCCAAGGATTTCCCGCCGTTCACCACGGTGCAGCGCTACTTCTACGCTTGGCGTGACAGCGGGCTGTGGCAGGCGATCAACCACGTGCTGCTGATGCAGGTTCGCGAGGCGGCCGGCCGCGAAGCCAGCCCGACTGCGGGCGTGATCGACAGCCAGTCGGTCAAGACCACCGAGGCTGGCGGCCCCCGCGGCTATGCGGCGGAAAAGATGGTCAAAGGCCGCAAGCGGCATATCCTCACCGACACCATCGGCCTGCCGGTGGCAATGATTGTGCATTCGGCAAACATCCAGGACCGCGACGGCGCGCCACTGTTGCTGGAGAGCATCCGCAGTTCATTCCCCTGGCTGCGCCATGTGTTCGCCGATGCTGCCTACGCGGGTGAGAAGCTGCGCACGGCCCTGGACAGCATCGGCACATGGACCCTCGAGATCATCAAGCGGTCCGACGCAGCCAAGGGCTTCGTCTTGTTGCCACGGCGGTGGGTTGTCGAGCGGACGATCGCGTGGCTGAACCGCAACCGGCGCCTGGCCAAGGATTTCGAGGCCACCACGGAAAGCGCCGTGACCTGGCTCTACATCGCCAGCGTCAAGTTGATGTCCCGTCGCCTCGCCGCGACTTGA
- a CDS encoding amidase family protein has protein sequence MSELWRLSAAQVANLVRLGKVSATEVARDALARLAAVNPAINAVVDHNPEDTLAQAAAIDAAVADKRPLGPLAGVPITIKTNIDQAGYATSNGLRSKAHLIATENNPVVDNFRKSGAVILGRTNTPAFSSRWFTNNQLYGPTRNPRDPALTPGGSSGGAAAAVLAGIGCIGHGNDIGGSVRYPAYACGIHGLRPGLGRVPTYNASGPARTIGFQLMSVQGPLARTVHDVRLGFEVMTGRDMRDPWMFEAPVSTHNPKLAALCLHPDGIDTVPEVEAALLDAAQRLRDAGWTVVELDHVPPIKEATDIQLLLWVADYPAQKIADAEAEGDPGAIEAMRGAVEMVGEVDVARFSAALTRRADIVREWLRFLETYPVLLIPNSSELPFDDEIDLPERKGFRWVLERQHFMAGPPVIGIPALTVSTGMVGTRPVGVQILAGRGREDLCLSAGEAIEARGVPPMPIDPVVA, from the coding sequence ATGTCGGAACTCTGGCGTCTCTCCGCTGCCCAGGTCGCCAATCTGGTGCGTCTCGGCAAGGTCTCCGCGACCGAGGTCGCCCGCGACGCGCTGGCACGGCTTGCCGCGGTCAATCCCGCGATCAACGCCGTCGTTGATCACAACCCGGAGGACACGCTGGCCCAGGCCGCGGCCATCGACGCGGCGGTCGCCGACAAGCGCCCGCTCGGCCCGCTCGCCGGCGTGCCCATCACCATCAAGACCAATATCGACCAGGCGGGCTACGCCACCAGCAACGGCCTGCGCTCCAAGGCCCATCTCATTGCCACCGAAAACAATCCGGTGGTCGACAATTTCCGCAAATCCGGCGCGGTGATCCTGGGCCGCACCAACACCCCCGCCTTTTCCTCGCGCTGGTTCACCAACAACCAGCTTTACGGCCCGACCCGCAATCCGCGCGATCCGGCGCTGACGCCAGGGGGCTCCTCGGGTGGGGCCGCGGCGGCGGTGCTCGCCGGCATCGGCTGCATCGGCCACGGCAACGATATCGGTGGATCGGTGCGCTACCCGGCCTATGCCTGCGGCATCCATGGGCTGCGGCCCGGCCTCGGCCGGGTGCCAACCTACAATGCCAGCGGTCCGGCCCGCACCATCGGTTTCCAGCTCATGTCGGTGCAGGGACCGCTGGCGCGCACCGTGCACGATGTACGCCTCGGCTTCGAGGTGATGACCGGACGCGACATGCGCGATCCCTGGATGTTCGAAGCCCCGGTCTCCACCCACAACCCGAAGCTCGCCGCGCTGTGTCTGCACCCGGATGGCATCGACACCGTGCCCGAAGTGGAAGCGGCGCTGCTGGATGCCGCGCAACGCCTGCGCGATGCCGGCTGGACCGTGGTGGAACTGGATCACGTGCCGCCGATCAAGGAGGCGACCGACATCCAGTTGCTGCTCTGGGTCGCCGACTATCCGGCGCAGAAGATCGCCGATGCCGAGGCGGAAGGCGACCCCGGCGCCATCGAGGCGATGCGCGGCGCCGTCGAGATGGTCGGCGAGGTCGATGTCGCCCGTTTCTCCGCCGCCCTCACCCGGCGCGCCGACATCGTGCGCGAATGGCTGCGGTTCCTCGAAACCTATCCGGTGCTGCTGATCCCAAATTCCTCCGAACTGCCGTTCGACGACGAGATCGACCTGCCGGAGCGCAAAGGCTTCCGCTGGGTGCTGGAGCGCCAGCATTTCATGGCCGGCCCGCCGGTCATCGGCATTCCGGCGCTGACGGTCTCAACCGGCATGGTCGGCACCCGGCCGGTGGGTGTACAGATTCTCGCCGGGCGCGGCCGCGAGGATCTGTGCCTGTCCGCCGGTGAGGCCATCGAGGCGCGCGGCGTCCCGCCCATGCCGATCGATCCGGTCGTCGCCTGA
- a CDS encoding amidase family protein, whose translation MVALPASPNASEPLWGLPAARIADLVTRRAVSAVEVAEATLARLDAVNPKLNAVVEHRPEEVLARARAIDAAIAAGNPVGPLAGVPVTIKVNVDQVGFATTNGLTLQKDLIAETNNPVVDAFLAAGAVPVGRTNTPAFSYRWFTSNRIHGATRNPRNPTLTPGGSSGGAAAAVAAGIGTIAHGTDIAGSIRYPAYACGVHGLRPSLGRVAAYNASGAKDRTIGPQIMAVSGPIARSVDDLRLGLAALARPDSRDPWSVPVPLDGPDLPRRAVVCHRPDGMATAPELVMALETAAAALRDAGWTVEEVESLPPLAPAVPIQVTLWMGDDWAGQMATARREGDPGAIAALEGQRDFAETIGIAEYSDALVRRLGIARAWARFMDETPVVLLPPSAELPFPDDLDLRSAEDYRRVWTAQMPMIALPVTGLPSLTLCTGLLAGGMPAGVQIVAGRFREDVCLAAAAAIEARCPKLGIAEP comes from the coding sequence GTGGTTGCTCTCCCTGCTTCGCCGAATGCCTCTGAACCGCTGTGGGGTCTTCCCGCCGCCCGCATCGCCGATCTCGTCACCCGGCGCGCGGTGTCCGCGGTCGAGGTCGCCGAAGCCACCCTCGCCCGGCTCGATGCGGTCAATCCGAAGCTCAACGCCGTGGTCGAGCATCGCCCCGAGGAGGTGCTGGCCCGCGCCCGCGCGATCGACGCGGCGATCGCCGCCGGGAATCCGGTCGGCCCGCTCGCCGGGGTGCCGGTGACGATCAAGGTCAATGTCGACCAGGTCGGCTTCGCCACCACCAACGGCCTGACCCTGCAGAAGGACCTGATCGCAGAGACCAACAACCCGGTGGTCGATGCCTTCCTCGCCGCCGGAGCGGTGCCGGTGGGACGCACCAACACGCCCGCCTTCAGCTATCGCTGGTTCACCAGCAACCGCATCCACGGCGCCACCCGCAATCCCCGCAACCCGACCCTGACCCCTGGCGGCTCCTCGGGCGGCGCCGCCGCCGCGGTCGCCGCCGGCATCGGCACGATCGCCCACGGCACCGACATCGCCGGATCGATCCGCTACCCCGCCTATGCCTGCGGCGTGCATGGCCTGCGCCCGAGCCTGGGCCGCGTCGCCGCTTACAACGCCAGCGGGGCGAAGGACCGCACCATCGGCCCCCAGATCATGGCGGTGTCAGGGCCGATCGCGCGCAGCGTCGACGACCTGCGACTCGGGCTCGCGGCGCTGGCCCGGCCCGATTCGCGCGATCCCTGGTCGGTGCCGGTGCCGCTCGACGGGCCGGACCTGCCGCGCCGGGCCGTGGTCTGCCACCGCCCCGACGGCATGGCGACGGCGCCCGAACTGGTGATGGCCCTGGAAACCGCCGCTGCCGCCTTGCGGGATGCAGGCTGGACCGTGGAAGAAGTCGAGTCGCTGCCGCCGCTCGCCCCGGCCGTTCCCATCCAGGTCACGCTGTGGATGGGCGATGACTGGGCCGGCCAGATGGCGACCGCGCGCCGGGAAGGCGATCCCGGCGCGATCGCCGCCCTGGAAGGCCAGCGCGACTTCGCCGAAACCATCGGCATCGCCGAGTATTCCGATGCCCTGGTCCGGCGCCTGGGCATCGCCCGCGCCTGGGCGCGGTTCATGGACGAGACCCCGGTGGTGCTGTTGCCGCCGAGTGCCGAACTGCCCTTCCCCGACGATCTCGACCTGCGCAGCGCCGAGGATTATCGCCGGGTCTGGACGGCGCAGATGCCGATGATCGCGCTGCCGGTGACCGGCCTGCCCTCGCTGACCCTGTGCACCGGGCTGCTCGCCGGCGGCATGCCGGCCGGGGTGCAGATCGTCGCGGGGCGCTTCCGGGAAGATGTCTGCCTTGCCGCCGCGGCGGCGATCGAGGCGCGATGCCCGAAGCTGGGGATCGCCGAACCCTGA
- a CDS encoding ATP-binding protein, with protein MQHEAGAADAVVTAANVDLSNCDRELVHMPGLIQPHGVMLVLRPSDLGLLQASANMADLFGIPVPDLLSRGLPALLGDELAAALGAAIRQAGERLDRGPAHLLEVPAAPGRDAFDAMAHRAGDVLILELERRGAADLPMLNPYADLADCTGQLQSAASLQGFLEAAVTQVRAFTGFDRVMAYSFTADGSGAVVAEAIRDGLNPYLGQHFPASDIPAPARRLFALSWLRHLPNVDYTPVPLLPPSDQPVDMSRAILRHVSVMYSSYLKNMRAHATMVMPLMKDSALWGLISCMHHAAPLHVPCRTRTAVELLAHMVSSLMAEQEERDTAAYRGRMGDAIIVLHRQMEDESDHRRGLCRGDVTLLGWLDATGAALVTEGGVMLLGTTPSETEVRGIAAWLDEQDDTGPVFATDGLAEAYPPARSFQQAASGLLAARLMRSRQEFVMWFRPELVQTVSWAGDPRKPVQIDVVDGEARLTPRTSFDLWKEDVRGRSRPWLACEVEAAGSLRQAIAEVVLLRLNEELRKSNTELDSFAYVASHDLKEPLRGIHNFAHFLDESAHEKLNEEERGRIETILRLTRRMDDLTDALLQYSRVGRTEVVLQPVDLDALLRAVLEQLAPRIAEGGVEIRVPRPLPKALGDPVRLTEVLTNLIVNALKFTERPAGERWIEIGWREENGQRLFCIRDNGIGIAPQHLETVFQIFRRLHGRDKFGGGTGAGLTIARRMVERLGGRLWAESDGPGQGTSFLFTLAGTPEGENRP; from the coding sequence ATGCAACATGAAGCGGGCGCAGCCGACGCGGTCGTGACGGCCGCGAACGTGGACCTGAGCAACTGCGACAGGGAACTCGTCCACATGCCCGGCCTGATCCAGCCGCACGGGGTCATGCTGGTGCTGCGGCCATCGGATCTTGGCCTGCTGCAGGCAAGCGCGAACATGGCCGACCTCTTCGGGATCCCCGTTCCCGACCTGCTGTCACGCGGGCTGCCGGCCCTGCTGGGCGACGAGTTGGCGGCTGCCCTCGGCGCCGCCATCCGCCAGGCGGGCGAGAGGCTGGACCGTGGGCCGGCCCACTTGCTGGAAGTGCCGGCCGCGCCGGGCAGGGACGCCTTCGACGCCATGGCCCACCGCGCCGGCGACGTGCTGATCCTGGAGCTGGAACGCCGCGGCGCCGCGGACCTGCCGATGCTGAACCCCTACGCCGACCTGGCCGACTGCACGGGGCAACTGCAGTCCGCCGCCAGCCTGCAGGGCTTTCTGGAGGCAGCCGTCACGCAGGTACGGGCTTTCACCGGATTTGACCGGGTGATGGCGTACAGCTTCACTGCGGACGGCAGCGGCGCGGTGGTCGCCGAAGCCATCCGGGACGGCCTCAATCCCTATCTCGGCCAGCATTTCCCGGCCAGCGACATCCCCGCGCCGGCCCGGCGCCTGTTCGCGCTCAGCTGGCTGCGGCACCTGCCGAACGTCGATTACACGCCCGTGCCGCTGCTGCCGCCCTCCGACCAGCCGGTGGACATGAGCCGGGCCATCCTGCGCCATGTCTCCGTGATGTATTCCAGCTACCTGAAGAACATGCGCGCCCACGCGACCATGGTAATGCCGCTGATGAAGGACAGCGCGCTGTGGGGCCTGATCTCCTGCATGCATCACGCCGCGCCGCTGCACGTGCCCTGCCGGACGCGTACCGCCGTGGAACTTCTGGCGCACATGGTCTCGTCACTGATGGCCGAGCAGGAGGAACGCGACACCGCCGCCTACCGGGGACGCATGGGGGACGCCATCATCGTGCTCCATCGGCAGATGGAGGATGAGTCGGACCACCGCCGCGGCCTCTGCCGGGGAGACGTGACCTTGCTCGGATGGCTCGACGCGACGGGAGCGGCCCTGGTCACGGAAGGCGGCGTCATGCTGCTCGGGACCACGCCCTCGGAGACGGAGGTGCGCGGGATCGCCGCCTGGCTGGACGAACAGGACGACACGGGGCCGGTCTTCGCGACCGACGGGCTTGCGGAGGCTTATCCGCCCGCCCGGTCGTTCCAGCAGGCCGCGAGCGGCCTGCTGGCGGCGCGGTTGATGCGCAGCAGGCAGGAATTCGTCATGTGGTTCCGCCCCGAACTCGTCCAGACGGTGAGTTGGGCGGGCGACCCGCGCAAGCCGGTGCAGATCGACGTGGTGGACGGCGAGGCGCGCCTGACGCCCCGAACCTCCTTTGATCTCTGGAAGGAGGACGTGAGGGGACGGTCCCGGCCATGGCTGGCCTGCGAGGTGGAAGCCGCCGGCAGCTTGCGCCAGGCCATCGCCGAGGTCGTGCTGCTGCGGCTGAACGAGGAACTGCGGAAGAGCAACACCGAGCTGGACAGCTTCGCCTACGTCGCCTCCCATGACCTCAAGGAGCCCCTGCGCGGGATCCACAATTTCGCGCATTTCCTGGACGAGAGCGCCCACGAGAAGCTGAACGAGGAGGAGCGCGGCCGCATCGAGACGATCCTCCGCCTCACGCGGCGGATGGACGACCTCACCGATGCCCTGCTGCAGTACTCCCGCGTCGGCCGGACCGAGGTCGTGCTGCAGCCCGTCGACCTCGACGCCCTCCTGCGCGCCGTGCTTGAGCAACTGGCGCCGCGGATCGCCGAGGGGGGCGTCGAAATCCGGGTGCCGCGCCCCTTGCCCAAGGCGCTGGGCGACCCTGTCCGGCTAACCGAGGTACTCACCAACCTGATCGTCAACGCGCTCAAATTCACTGAACGTCCCGCGGGCGAGCGCTGGATCGAGATTGGCTGGCGGGAGGAGAACGGACAACGGTTGTTCTGCATCCGCGACAACGGCATCGGCATCGCCCCGCAGCACCTGGAAACGGTGTTCCAGATCTTCCGCAGGCTGCACGGCCGCGACAAATTCGGCGGTGGCACCGGTGCCGGACTGACCATCGCGCGCCGGATGGTGGAGCGGCTTGGTGGACGCCTGTGGGCCGAAAGCGACGGACCCGGCCAGGGGACGAGCTTCCTGTTCACCCTCGCAGGAACGCCTGAAGGGGAGAACCGGCCTTGA